A window of Streptomyces sp. DG1A-41 contains these coding sequences:
- a CDS encoding TauD/TfdA family dioxygenase: MNEATHRYSTHPTTGTTMPEGTLTLGERSLSLLLDGRERRFHYVWLRDNSWAAADRVFQSSERRLFTPSIPATIAPAKASFDRHEGLDVLWSDGQRARYSTGWLRRYDYSGDPRSARRHAVTLWGETGIDPPRFAHADVVDTREGQLAYLDAVSEYGAAIVTGVPTVHHEVERFAETIGHVREVAFERVHNVRHDPTGYNVAHTPGELKPHTDLPSYNWPPSIQLLHFLANQATGGESTLVDGWAALAELRADAPAHFDTLCRVPVPYQLFSQDEDTWAENPMIQLDADGNIKLFRFSNQLAQPLSVPFDQVEAFYDAYRHLGAIIDSGRYRATFKSDDGDLLTVHSHRVLHGRLPYDPGSGARQLQDVYMEFDDFLARGRVLRGEHMPLAAQKPEEIEEDA; the protein is encoded by the coding sequence ATGAACGAGGCCACGCACAGATACAGCACCCACCCCACCACCGGGACCACCATGCCGGAGGGCACCCTGACCCTCGGCGAGCGCAGCCTGTCGCTGCTTTTGGACGGCAGGGAACGCCGTTTCCACTACGTGTGGCTGCGCGACAACAGCTGGGCCGCTGCCGACCGGGTCTTCCAGTCCAGCGAGCGCCGGCTCTTCACGCCCTCGATTCCCGCGACGATCGCCCCGGCCAAGGCGTCGTTCGATCGGCACGAGGGTCTGGACGTGCTCTGGAGCGACGGACAGCGGGCCCGCTACTCGACTGGCTGGCTGCGCCGGTACGACTACTCCGGCGACCCCAGATCCGCTCGCCGCCACGCCGTGACGCTGTGGGGCGAGACCGGGATCGACCCTCCGCGCTTCGCTCATGCCGATGTCGTCGACACACGCGAGGGCCAGCTCGCCTACCTTGACGCGGTGAGCGAGTACGGCGCGGCCATCGTGACCGGTGTCCCCACCGTTCACCACGAGGTCGAGCGGTTCGCCGAAACCATCGGACACGTCCGCGAGGTCGCCTTCGAACGCGTCCACAACGTCCGCCACGACCCCACCGGCTACAACGTCGCCCACACCCCCGGCGAACTCAAGCCCCACACCGACCTGCCCAGCTACAACTGGCCCCCGTCCATCCAGCTCCTGCACTTCTTGGCCAACCAGGCCACCGGCGGGGAATCGACCCTTGTCGACGGGTGGGCCGCGCTGGCCGAGCTGCGCGCGGATGCGCCCGCCCACTTCGACACGCTGTGCCGGGTTCCGGTGCCCTACCAGCTGTTCAGCCAGGATGAGGACACCTGGGCCGAGAACCCGATGATCCAGCTCGACGCCGACGGCAACATCAAGCTCTTCCGGTTCTCCAACCAGCTCGCCCAGCCACTTTCGGTCCCCTTCGACCAGGTCGAAGCGTTCTACGACGCCTACCGCCACCTGGGCGCCATCATCGACTCGGGCCGCTACCGGGCCACCTTCAAGTCCGACGACGGTGACCTCCTCACCGTGCACTCGCACCGCGTGCTCCACGGCCGGCTGCCCTACGACCCGGGCAGCGGCGCACGCCAACTCCAAGACGTCTACATGGAGTTCGACGATTTCCTCGCTCGCGGGCGGGTGCTGCGCGGCGAGCACATGCCCCTCGCCGCCCAGAAGCCCGAAGAGATCGAGGAGGACGCGTGA
- a CDS encoding HD domain-containing protein, whose translation MTAHPAHLQQEAHDRTGRGRPTPGDARTVGFTAMADGTAHDYQLLARYETAELARFPDRILSWLKAMDDHTGYQVTRLQHSLQAATRAHRAGEDEETVVCALVHDIGDLLAPANHSEVAAAVVRPYVSERNYWILKHHGVFQGVYWFHHVGADPHAREHWADHPWYQDCVDFCANYDQNSFDPGYPTEPLEFFEPLVRHVFAPERVKAPDLAPSIP comes from the coding sequence GTGACCGCCCACCCCGCGCACCTGCAGCAGGAAGCCCACGACCGGACCGGCCGCGGCCGGCCCACGCCCGGTGATGCGCGGACGGTCGGTTTCACAGCCATGGCCGACGGGACGGCGCATGACTACCAGCTGCTCGCCCGATACGAAACCGCCGAACTCGCCCGGTTCCCCGACCGGATCCTCAGCTGGCTGAAGGCTATGGACGACCACACCGGCTACCAGGTCACCCGCCTCCAGCACAGCCTCCAGGCGGCCACCCGCGCCCACCGTGCCGGTGAAGACGAGGAGACCGTCGTGTGCGCGCTCGTCCATGACATCGGCGACCTGCTCGCCCCCGCGAACCATTCCGAGGTCGCCGCAGCGGTCGTGCGCCCCTACGTGTCCGAACGCAACTACTGGATCCTCAAGCACCACGGAGTGTTCCAGGGTGTCTACTGGTTCCACCACGTCGGCGCCGACCCGCACGCCCGCGAACACTGGGCCGACCACCCCTGGTACCAGGACTGCGTGGACTTCTGCGCCAATTACGACCAGAACTCATTCGACCCCGGTTACCCCACCGAACCGCTGGAATTCTTCGAGCCGCTGGTCCGCCACGTCTTCGCCCCCGAACGTGTCAAAGCCCCAGACCTGGCCCCATCCATCCCATAG
- a CDS encoding TetR/AcrR family transcriptional regulator, translating to MATRTDAPTRREQILKEAARLFAERGFHGVGVDEIGAAVGISGPGLYRHFAGKDAMLAELLVGISGQLLTGAKRRVAEADGGAGAEAVLDSLIEGHIDFALDDRPLITLHDRELDRLRDSDRKMVRQLQRQYVELWVGVVREVYPGLGEPAARSAVHSVFGLLNSTPHLGRAGSLPGRGATAELLHRMARGAFAAAGV from the coding sequence ATGGCCACGAGAACCGACGCCCCCACCCGACGCGAGCAGATCCTCAAGGAGGCCGCCCGGCTGTTCGCCGAGCGGGGCTTCCACGGGGTCGGAGTCGACGAGATAGGCGCCGCTGTCGGGATCAGCGGGCCCGGGCTGTACCGGCACTTCGCGGGCAAGGACGCGATGCTCGCGGAACTGCTGGTGGGGATCAGCGGGCAGTTGCTGACCGGGGCTAAGCGGCGGGTGGCGGAGGCGGACGGGGGTGCGGGGGCGGAGGCGGTCCTCGACTCGCTGATCGAGGGGCATATCGACTTCGCGCTCGACGACCGGCCTCTGATCACCCTGCACGATCGGGAGCTGGATCGCCTCCGGGACAGTGACCGGAAGATGGTGCGGCAGCTTCAGCGGCAGTATGTGGAGCTGTGGGTGGGGGTGGTGCGGGAGGTGTACCCGGGGCTCGGTGAGCCTGCGGCTCGGTCGGCTGTGCACTCGGTGTTCGGGTTGCTGAACTCGACGCCGCATCTGGGGAGGGCGGGGTCTTTGCCCGGGCGGGGGGCTACGGCGGAGCTGCTGCATCGGATGGCTCGGGGGGCGTTTGCGGCGGCTGGGGTTTAG
- a CDS encoding carboxyl transferase domain-containing protein, translating to MHEAPELTSAADPAPEAFRANEEAHRTLVEELRTKLATAAQGGGEKARARHTARGKLLPRDRVDTLLDPGSPFLELAPLAADGMYEGQAPAAGVIAGIGRVSGRESVIIANDATVKGGTYYPMTVKKHLRAQEVALDNRLPCVYLVDSGGAFLPMQDEVFPDRDHFGRIFYNQARMSGAGIPQIAAVLGSCTAGGAYVPAMSDEAVIVRDQGTIFLGGPPLVKAATGEVVTAEELGGGEVHSRVSGVTDHLAENDAHALRIVRTIVSTLPARGSLPWEVAQPTEPKVDPHSLYGAVPVDSRTPYDVREIIARVVDGSRFAEFKSEFGQTLVTGFARIHGHPVGIVANNGILFSESAQKGAHFIELCDQRGIPLVFLQNISGFMVGKDYEAGGIAKHGAKMVTAVACTRVPKLTVVVGGSYGAGNYSMCGRAYSPRFLWMWPNAKISVMGGEQAASVLATVKRDQLEARGESWPAEDEEAFKAPVRAQYERQGNAYYATARLWDDGVIDPLDTRHVLGLALTACANAPLGDPQFGVFRM from the coding sequence ATGCACGAGGCACCGGAGCTCACGAGCGCGGCAGACCCCGCGCCGGAGGCCTTTCGGGCCAACGAGGAGGCGCACCGCACCCTCGTGGAGGAGCTGCGCACCAAGCTGGCCACAGCCGCCCAGGGCGGCGGCGAGAAGGCCCGCGCCCGCCACACCGCGCGCGGCAAGCTGCTCCCCCGCGACCGCGTCGACACCCTCCTCGACCCGGGCTCGCCCTTCCTGGAGCTGGCCCCGCTCGCGGCCGACGGGATGTACGAGGGGCAGGCCCCGGCCGCCGGTGTCATCGCCGGCATCGGCCGGGTCAGCGGCCGCGAATCCGTGATCATCGCCAACGACGCCACGGTCAAGGGCGGCACGTATTACCCGATGACGGTCAAGAAGCACCTCCGCGCCCAGGAGGTCGCCCTCGACAACCGCCTCCCCTGCGTCTACCTCGTGGACTCCGGCGGCGCCTTCCTCCCCATGCAGGACGAGGTCTTCCCCGACCGCGACCACTTCGGCCGGATCTTCTACAACCAGGCCCGCATGTCCGGCGCCGGCATCCCCCAGATCGCCGCCGTCCTCGGCTCCTGCACGGCCGGCGGCGCGTACGTCCCGGCGATGAGCGACGAGGCGGTGATCGTCCGCGACCAGGGCACGATCTTCCTGGGCGGACCACCCCTGGTGAAGGCGGCCACGGGCGAGGTCGTCACGGCTGAGGAGCTCGGCGGCGGCGAGGTCCACTCCCGCGTCTCGGGCGTCACGGACCACCTCGCGGAGAACGACGCACACGCCCTGCGCATCGTCCGCACGATCGTCTCCACTCTCCCCGCCCGGGGGTCCCTCCCCTGGGAGGTTGCGCAGCCCACGGAACCCAAGGTCGACCCGCACAGCCTCTACGGCGCCGTCCCGGTCGACTCCCGCACCCCCTACGACGTACGCGAGATCATCGCCCGGGTCGTCGACGGTTCCCGTTTCGCCGAGTTCAAGTCCGAGTTCGGCCAGACCCTGGTCACGGGCTTCGCCCGGATCCACGGCCACCCGGTGGGCATCGTCGCCAACAACGGCATCCTGTTCTCCGAGTCCGCCCAGAAGGGCGCCCACTTCATCGAGCTGTGCGACCAGCGCGGCATCCCGCTGGTGTTCCTCCAGAACATCTCCGGGTTCATGGTCGGCAAGGACTACGAGGCGGGCGGCATCGCCAAGCACGGCGCCAAGATGGTCACGGCCGTGGCCTGCACACGCGTACCGAAGCTGACAGTCGTGGTCGGCGGCTCGTACGGCGCCGGCAACTACTCGATGTGCGGCCGGGCGTACTCCCCCCGCTTCCTGTGGATGTGGCCGAACGCCAAGATCTCCGTCATGGGCGGCGAGCAGGCCGCCTCGGTCCTCGCGACCGTCAAGCGGGACCAGCTGGAGGCGCGCGGCGAGTCCTGGCCGGCCGAGGACGAGGAGGCCTTCAAGGCCCCGGTCCGCGCCCAGTACGAGCGCCAGGGGAATGCCTACTACGCGACGGCCCGCCTCTGGGACGACGGTGTGATCGACCCGCTGGACACCCGGCACGTCCTGGGCCTGGCCCTGACCGCGTGCGCCAACGCGCCCCTGGGTGACCCCCAGTTCGGCGTCTTCCGGATGTGA
- a CDS encoding biotin carboxylase N-terminal domain-containing protein, with protein sequence MFETVLVANRGEIAVRVIRTLRSMGVRSVAVFSDADADARHVREADTAVRLGPAPASESYLSVERLLEAAARTGAQAVHPGYGFLAENAAFARACAEAGLVFIGPPADAISLMGDKIRAKETVRDAGVPVVPGGRDPDLAEAARELGAPVLLKPSAGGGGKGMRLVRDLTRLEEEIAAARREARASFGDDTLLVERWIDRPRHIEIQVLADGHGHVVHLGERECSLQRRHQKIVEEAPSVLLDERTRSAMGEAAVQAARSCGYRGAGTVEFIVPGSDPSSYYFMEMNTRLQVEHPVTELITGLDLVEWQLRVAAGEPLAFAQEDVRLTGHAVEARICAEDPARGFLPSGGTVLRLREPQGDGIRTDSGLTEGTEVGSLYDPMLSKVIAYGPDRATALRKLRSALAETVTLGVQTNAGFLRRLLAHPAVVAGDLDTGLVEREVEGLVLTDVPEEVYEAAAAVRLDALTPEPGGWTDPFSVPSGWRLGGARKPPAFHLRVQDPVEYTPRGTGTVTDDRVSVTLDGVRHTFHRADDWLGRDGDAWHVRDHDPVAASLSRAAHAGADSMTAPMPGTVTVVKVAVGDEVAAGQSLLVVEAMKMEHVISAPHSGKVTELDVTPGSTVAMDQVLAVIAPREEAEE encoded by the coding sequence ATGTTCGAGACAGTGCTGGTGGCCAACCGGGGCGAGATCGCCGTACGGGTCATCCGTACGCTGCGGTCGATGGGCGTGCGCTCGGTGGCCGTCTTCTCCGACGCGGACGCCGACGCCCGGCACGTCCGCGAGGCGGACACGGCGGTACGGCTCGGCCCGGCCCCGGCGTCCGAGAGCTACCTCTCGGTGGAGCGCCTGTTGGAGGCCGCGGCCCGCACGGGCGCGCAAGCCGTCCACCCCGGCTACGGCTTCCTCGCCGAGAACGCCGCCTTCGCGCGCGCCTGCGCCGAGGCCGGCCTGGTCTTCATCGGGCCTCCGGCGGACGCGATCTCCCTCATGGGCGACAAGATCCGCGCCAAGGAGACGGTCCGGGATGCCGGGGTGCCGGTCGTCCCCGGCGGACGCGACCCGGATCTGGCCGAGGCGGCCCGCGAGCTGGGCGCGCCCGTGCTGCTGAAGCCGAGCGCGGGCGGCGGCGGCAAGGGCATGCGCCTGGTGCGGGACCTGACCCGGCTGGAGGAGGAGATCGCCGCGGCCCGCCGCGAGGCCCGCGCCTCCTTCGGCGACGACACGCTCCTGGTCGAGCGCTGGATCGACCGCCCCCGCCACATCGAGATCCAGGTCCTGGCCGACGGCCACGGCCATGTCGTCCATCTGGGTGAGCGCGAGTGCTCCCTCCAGCGCCGCCACCAGAAGATCGTCGAGGAGGCGCCGAGCGTGCTCCTCGACGAGCGGACGCGCTCCGCCATGGGCGAGGCGGCGGTCCAGGCGGCCCGCTCCTGCGGCTACCGGGGCGCGGGCACGGTGGAGTTCATCGTCCCCGGCAGCGACCCGTCGTCGTACTACTTCATGGAGATGAACACCCGCCTGCAGGTGGAACACCCGGTCACGGAGCTCATCACCGGCCTGGACCTGGTCGAGTGGCAGCTGCGGGTGGCGGCCGGCGAGCCCCTGGCCTTCGCCCAGGAGGACGTACGGCTGACGGGGCACGCGGTGGAGGCCCGGATCTGCGCCGAGGACCCGGCACGCGGCTTCCTCCCCTCCGGCGGCACAGTGCTCAGGCTCCGTGAACCGCAGGGCGACGGCATCCGCACCGACTCGGGCCTCACGGAGGGCACGGAGGTCGGCAGCCTCTACGACCCGATGCTCTCGAAGGTGATCGCGTACGGCCCCGACCGTGCGACGGCCCTGCGCAAGCTCCGCTCGGCCCTGGCGGAGACGGTCACGCTCGGGGTGCAGACCAACGCCGGCTTCCTGCGCCGGCTGCTCGCCCACCCGGCGGTGGTCGCCGGCGACCTGGACACCGGCCTGGTCGAGCGGGAGGTCGAGGGACTGGTCCTCACGGACGTACCGGAGGAGGTGTACGAGGCGGCGGCGGCCGTACGCCTGGACGCGCTGACGCCCGAGCCCGGCGGCTGGACGGACCCCTTCTCGGTCCCCAGCGGCTGGCGGCTGGGCGGGGCACGCAAACCGCCCGCCTTCCACCTCAGGGTCCAGGATCCGGTGGAGTACACCCCGCGCGGCACCGGCACGGTCACGGACGACCGGGTCTCGGTGACGCTGGACGGCGTCCGCCACACCTTCCACCGCGCCGACGACTGGCTCGGCCGCGACGGCGACGCCTGGCACGTACGCGACCACGACCCGGTCGCCGCCTCCCTGAGCCGCGCGGCCCACGCGGGCGCCGACTCGATGACCGCGCCCATGCCGGGCACGGTGACAGTGGTGAAGGTCGCCGTCGGCGACGAGGTGGCCGCGGGTCAGAGCCTGCTGGTGGTGGAGGCGATGAAGATGGAGCACGTCATCTCCGCGCCGCACTCCGGCAAGGTCACCGAACTGGACGTGACCCCGGGCTCGACGGTCGCCATGGACCAGGTGCTGGCGGTCATCGCACCCCGTGAGGAGGCGGAGGAATGA
- a CDS encoding hydroxymethylglutaryl-CoA lyase produces the protein MTVDGLPMVVPAQDLPTRVRIHEVGARDGLQNEQATVPTEVKAEFVRRLAEAGLTTIEATSFVHPEWVPQLADAEQLFPMVSDLPVALPVLVPNERGLDRALALGARRVAVFASATESFAKANLNRTVDEALAMFEPVVSRAKAGGGHVRGYLSMCFGDPWEGAVPIPQVVRVCRSLLDMGCDELSLGDTIGVATPGHVVTLLAALDEAGIPPTALAVHFHDTYGQALANTLAALRQGVTTVDASAGGLGGCPYAKSATGNLATEDLVWMLRGLGIDTGVDLGRLVATSAWMATHLGRPSPSRTVRALSHEDTEEQ, from the coding sequence ATGACAGTCGACGGTCTCCCGATGGTGGTCCCGGCCCAGGACCTCCCCACTCGCGTCCGCATCCACGAGGTGGGCGCGCGCGACGGCCTCCAGAACGAGCAGGCGACCGTCCCCACGGAGGTCAAGGCGGAGTTCGTCCGCCGCCTGGCCGAAGCGGGCCTGACGACGATCGAGGCGACGAGCTTCGTCCACCCCGAATGGGTCCCCCAACTGGCGGACGCCGAGCAGCTGTTCCCGATGGTCTCCGACCTGCCCGTCGCGCTCCCGGTCCTGGTCCCGAACGAACGCGGCCTGGACCGCGCCCTGGCCCTGGGCGCCCGGCGGGTGGCGGTCTTCGCCAGCGCCACGGAGTCCTTCGCCAAGGCCAACCTCAACCGCACGGTGGACGAGGCGCTGGCGATGTTCGAGCCGGTGGTGAGCCGGGCGAAGGCCGGGGGCGGGCACGTCCGCGGCTACCTCTCCATGTGCTTCGGCGACCCCTGGGAGGGCGCGGTCCCGATCCCCCAGGTGGTCCGGGTCTGCAGGTCCCTCCTGGACATGGGCTGCGACGAACTGAGCCTGGGCGACACGATCGGCGTGGCGACCCCGGGCCATGTGGTCACGCTCCTCGCCGCCCTGGACGAGGCGGGCATCCCGCCCACCGCCCTCGCCGTCCACTTCCACGACACGTACGGCCAGGCCCTCGCCAACACGCTCGCGGCCCTCCGGCAGGGCGTCACGACGGTCGACGCCTCGGCGGGCGGCCTGGGCGGCTGCCCGTACGCCAAGTCGGCGACGGGCAATCTGGCCACCGAAGACCTCGTGTGGATGCTGCGGGGCCTCGGCATCGACACCGGAGTCGACCTCGGCCGCCTCGTCGCCACGAGCGCGTGGATGGCCACCCACCTGGGCCGACCCAGCCCGTCCCGCACCGTCCGAGCCCTGTCCCACGAGGACACCGAGGAGCAGTGA
- a CDS encoding acyl-CoA dehydrogenase family protein: MDYRLSPELEELRRTVEEFAHEVVAPKIGDFYERHEFPYEIVREMGRMGLFGLPFPEEYGGMGGDYLALGVALEELARVDSSVAITLEAGVSLGAMPVYRYGTEAQKREWLPRLCSGELLGAFGLTEPDGGSDAGATRTTARLDESTNEWVINGTKCFITNSGTAITGLVTVTAVTGRTPDGKPLISSIIVPSGTPGFTIAAPYSKVGWNASDTRELSFSDVRVPAANLLGEEGRGYAQFLRILDEGRIAIAALATGLAQGCVDESVKYAKERHAFGKPIAANQAIQFKIADMDMKAHTARLAWRDAAARLVSGDPFKKEAALAKLYSSTIAVDNAREATQIHGGYGFMNEYPVARMWRDSKILEIGEGTSEVQRMLIARELGLVT; the protein is encoded by the coding sequence ATGGACTACCGCCTCTCCCCCGAGTTGGAGGAACTCCGCCGCACGGTCGAGGAGTTCGCGCACGAGGTCGTGGCGCCGAAGATCGGCGACTTCTACGAGCGGCACGAGTTCCCGTACGAGATCGTCCGGGAGATGGGCCGCATGGGCCTGTTCGGGCTGCCGTTCCCCGAGGAGTACGGCGGCATGGGCGGCGACTACCTGGCGCTGGGCGTGGCCCTGGAGGAACTGGCGCGGGTCGACTCCTCGGTGGCGATCACCCTGGAAGCCGGGGTCTCCCTGGGCGCGATGCCCGTCTACCGCTACGGCACGGAGGCCCAGAAGCGGGAGTGGCTCCCCCGCCTCTGCTCCGGCGAGCTCCTGGGCGCGTTCGGCCTGACGGAGCCGGACGGCGGCAGCGACGCGGGCGCGACCCGTACGACGGCCCGCCTGGACGAGTCGACGAACGAGTGGGTGATCAACGGCACGAAGTGCTTCATCACCAACTCGGGCACGGCCATCACGGGTTTGGTGACGGTCACGGCGGTCACCGGCCGCACGCCGGACGGCAAACCGCTCATCTCGTCGATCATCGTCCCCTCGGGCACGCCGGGCTTCACGATCGCGGCCCCGTACTCGAAGGTCGGCTGGAACGCCTCGGACACCCGCGAACTGTCCTTCTCGGACGTCCGGGTCCCGGCGGCGAACCTGCTGGGTGAGGAGGGCCGCGGCTACGCCCAGTTCCTGCGCATCCTCGACGAGGGCAGGATCGCCATCGCGGCGCTGGCGACGGGCCTGGCACAGGGCTGCGTGGACGAATCGGTGAAGTACGCCAAGGAACGCCACGCCTTCGGCAAGCCGATCGCCGCCAACCAGGCCATCCAGTTCAAGATCGCCGACATGGACATGAAGGCCCACACGGCCCGCCTCGCCTGGCGCGACGCGGCGGCCCGCCTGGTGTCCGGCGACCCCTTCAAGAAGGAAGCGGCCCTGGCCAAGCTCTACTCCTCCACCATCGCCGTGGACAACGCCCGCGAAGCCACCCAGATCCACGGCGGTTACGGCTTCATGAACGAGTACCCGGTCGCCCGCATGTGGCGCGACTCCAAGATCCTCGAAATCGGCGAGGGCACGAGCGAGGTCCAGCGCATGCTGATCGCACGGGAGTTGGGCCTGGTGACCTGA
- a CDS encoding ABC transporter substrate-binding protein: MSNATTARFSRRGILAAGGALGLGALVTACGSEDSTDGGSDSKASAKSGPWSFKDDRGKNVQLDKVPANIVAFTGVAAALYDYGVSVKGVFGPTKTQDGKPDVQAGDMDISKVTILGNSWDQFNVEKYATLAPDVLISTMFDSVGTLWYVPEASKDKIAKLAPSVGISVYDRQLTAPLQRMWELAESLGGDMKAAKVTDAKKRFEEASERLRKAAKAHPDIKVMAGSASQELFYVSGTNLSVDLEYFKALGVNFVEPPEKAKAKGGGWFESLSWENVDKYAADIIMMDDRSSAIQPADITEATWKKLPAVKAGQVISRSAEPILSYDKCVPLVENLAKAIEDAKKVA; this comes from the coding sequence ATGTCGAACGCCACAACCGCCCGCTTCTCCCGCCGCGGCATCCTCGCCGCCGGTGGCGCTCTCGGACTCGGCGCCCTCGTGACCGCGTGTGGCAGCGAGGACTCGACGGACGGCGGCTCGGACTCGAAGGCGTCCGCCAAGTCCGGTCCGTGGTCCTTCAAGGACGACCGCGGCAAGAACGTGCAGCTCGACAAGGTCCCCGCGAACATCGTCGCCTTCACCGGCGTCGCCGCCGCCCTGTACGACTACGGCGTCTCCGTCAAGGGCGTCTTCGGCCCCACCAAGACGCAGGACGGCAAGCCCGACGTCCAGGCCGGCGACATGGACATCAGCAAGGTGACCATCCTCGGCAACTCCTGGGACCAGTTCAACGTCGAGAAGTACGCCACCCTCGCCCCCGACGTGCTGATCAGCACCATGTTCGATTCCGTCGGCACCCTCTGGTACGTCCCCGAGGCCTCCAAGGACAAGATCGCCAAGCTCGCCCCGAGCGTCGGCATATCCGTCTACGACCGACAGCTCACCGCCCCGCTCCAGCGCATGTGGGAGCTGGCCGAGTCCCTCGGCGGCGACATGAAGGCCGCGAAGGTCACCGACGCCAAGAAGCGGTTCGAGGAGGCCTCCGAGCGACTGCGCAAGGCCGCCAAGGCCCACCCCGACATCAAGGTGATGGCCGGTTCCGCGAGCCAGGAGCTCTTCTACGTCTCCGGCACCAACCTCTCCGTCGACCTGGAGTACTTCAAGGCCCTCGGCGTGAACTTCGTCGAGCCGCCGGAGAAGGCCAAGGCCAAGGGCGGCGGCTGGTTCGAGAGCCTGAGCTGGGAGAACGTCGACAAGTACGCGGCCGACATCATCATGATGGACGACCGGTCCTCGGCGATCCAGCCGGCGGACATCACCGAGGCGACGTGGAAGAAGCTGCCGGCGGTCAAGGCCGGGCAGGTCATCTCGCGTTCGGCTGAGCCGATCCTGTCCTACGACAAGTGTGTGCCGCTGGTGGAGAACCTGGCGAAGGCCATCGAGGACGCGAAGAAGGTCGCCTGA
- a CDS encoding siderophore-interacting protein: MTTAVAAPFRFFSLQVVTTRRLGPSLVRVTFGGPDLHAFHSDGRDQSLSLFLPHPGQPEPVVPLELGDGWWQGWRELPDGVRAVMRSYTLRALRRDPDEIDIDFALHGIEPGASVQAGPASRWAARAAAGDRVLLLGPAVADNRAIRFRPPEDTDLVVVWGDETAVPAASAIVESLPAGTRARIWLEVPHAGDIQDLATEADAEITWLVREEKGREGSSMALDALREAQLPPAERPYVWIAGESGCVKRLRRHFVRERGIDRRRVTFVGYWRHGVSEEQLRTEG; the protein is encoded by the coding sequence ATGACCACCGCCGTGGCCGCCCCGTTCCGTTTCTTCTCACTCCAGGTCGTGACGACGAGGCGGCTCGGTCCGTCCCTGGTCCGCGTCACCTTCGGCGGGCCCGATCTGCACGCCTTCCACTCCGACGGGCGTGACCAGTCGCTGTCGCTGTTCCTGCCTCACCCGGGGCAGCCCGAGCCGGTCGTCCCGCTCGAGCTCGGGGACGGCTGGTGGCAGGGCTGGCGTGAACTGCCGGACGGCGTACGGGCCGTGATGCGGTCGTACACGCTGCGGGCGCTGCGCCGCGACCCGGACGAGATCGACATCGACTTCGCCCTGCACGGCATCGAGCCGGGCGCCTCGGTCCAGGCCGGCCCCGCCTCCCGCTGGGCCGCCCGGGCCGCCGCCGGAGACCGGGTCCTGCTGCTCGGCCCGGCCGTCGCCGACAACCGGGCGATCCGCTTCCGGCCGCCCGAGGACACCGACCTCGTGGTCGTCTGGGGCGACGAGACCGCCGTACCGGCCGCCTCGGCCATCGTCGAGTCGCTGCCGGCCGGCACCCGCGCCCGGATCTGGCTGGAGGTGCCGCACGCCGGGGACATCCAGGACCTGGCGACCGAGGCGGACGCCGAGATCACCTGGCTCGTGAGGGAGGAGAAGGGCCGCGAGGGCTCCTCCATGGCCCTCGACGCCCTCCGCGAGGCGCAACTGCCCCCCGCCGAGCGGCCGTACGTCTGGATCGCCGGCGAGTCCGGCTGTGTGAAGCGGCTGCGCCGGCACTTCGTGCGCGAGCGCGGCATCGACCGCCGCCGGGTGACGTTCGTCGGCTACTGGCGCCACGGCGTGAGCGAGGAGCAGTTGCGGACAGAGGGGTAA